The sequence below is a genomic window from bacterium BMS3Abin14.
TACGGTGGAAAAATGTTTAATTTCCATGCCGTTAAAAAAAACATCCAGAAAAGCCCCAAGGGTCGTATCTTGTCCTTCAACCTTTCCCTAAAACCCTGCCCCTGCTACACAAAAACCGCCCTCCCGAAAATGGAAAGGTGGGCGCTTGCGCGAGGCAAAAGGTACAAGGTAAAAGCCTCAAGATGGAAAAATGCCGCACGTCTTTCTCCCCAGGAAGTGGGAACATATTACTCCTTTGAATGGGGGTGGCGCAAGGGGTTGATATTGCACACTAATGTATGCGGTGACACTGCGCAGTGTCTAGATTCTAGAGACTGCTTTTAGCGCTTTAACCGACAACGGGATTGCTTCGCCTGGGAAGTGGCTCCTCACGACAGGCAAGCTCAGGGCAGGCAGGACCACTCGCCGCAGCTCGTACCTTTCGCTTTACGAATCATGGCCTGCCACGAGCAAATAACAAAACCGCCCTCAAACGAGAGCGGTTTTGTTATGCGTCGAGTGGTACGCCCGGCCCGCCGTCGCTCTTCGAGCTTTGTCGTGACAGGCAGGATTTCCTTCGTCACCCGGTCATCTGTTTCCCAGGACAGGCTTCCGCCGTCGCTCCTCTAGAGCTATGGCGTGACAGGCAGGATTCCCCCCTCCGTCCTTAGACAGGCTCAGGACTACGGGGGGCAAGCTCACTGGTGTTGCGAGAACTCGATAATGAGGTCCCGCTTCTCCAGTCTCGTAAATTTTTTGAGTTTTCTTTCCAGACGAATGGCTTGATTTCTTTCGAGGGGGCCTTTTAGGTAGAAGGAATCGGGACGGCCATGTTGTCTCAATCGGTTTGGTGGGTCCGTGGTAATGCCAACGTAAAATCCATGTCCCTTGGGAACAATATAGACCCACCATCGATCCAATTACAGTCCTCGCAACATAGTTCTCAAACCAAACCATCCATTTCAAATATGGAGCCCACTCTTCATGGGCCACATATTTGAAATGGTACGCCCGGCAGGATTCGAACCTGCGACCTACGGATTAGAAGTCCGTTGCTCTATCCAACTGAGCTACGGGCGCCTGTAAATGGTCGGGGCGAGAGGATTTGAACCTCCGACCTCCTGCTCCCAAAGCAGATGCGCTACCAGGCTGCGCTACGCCCCGAGCCGATGTAATGTAATATAGTCAGGGCCGGAAAAAGTCAATCAATGGTCGGGATGAGTTCCGCCATATTCTTCAGGGCCGCCGCGCGGTGGCTGACGGAGTTCTTCTCCCCAGGCGCCATCTCGGCGAAGGTTTTTTCGGCGGGTGGAAAGAAAAACAGCGGGTCGTAGCCGAACCCGCCCTCCCCGGCCATGCCGGCGGTTATCTCGCCGTCCACCCTGCCCTCGGTTTCCCACGTGCGCCCGTCCGGAGCCGCCAGGGACATGACGCACATGAAGTGGGCCGTCCGTCTTCCCGCCGGCACGCCCTCCATGAGTTCCAGGAGCAGGGCGTTGTTGGCCGCCGTGTTCCCGTCCTCCCCCGCGAACCGGGCCGACTGCACTCCGGGCCTTCCGTCCAGTGCGTCCACCACCAGCCCGGAATCGTCGGCGAGGGCGAAAGCCCCGGCCCAGGCCGCCACGGCGAGGGCCTTCTGCCTGGCATTGGCCGCGAAGGTGTCACCGTCCTCGATCACATCAGGCGGATGCCCCGGAAAATCGTCCAGCGAAAGGATCTTCACCCCTGTTCCTGCCAGGATGTTCCTTATCTCGGCGATCTTGCCGCTGTTTCGTGACGCGATTACCAGCTTCATCATACCTGCCGATATTAAGTGGAAAAGCTAATTTAACACAGAGTACACGGGGTTTCTCAAGGTTACACAGGGTTAGATCAAAAACCACAACAGGTTAAAGCAACAGGACCTTATAGTTGGATTTTTTCTGTGAAACCTTTTTTTAAACCCTGTGCACCCCGTGTTGACGGCTTTTGACTTCCCGGGATCGCTTCGCATGATGCACAGCTCGCGATGACATCATCCCTATAATCTACGTCCCCAAAAATCTGGAACGTGGAACGGAACCTATAGGTTCTGCCGGTCACCTTAGCTCCCCGAGGATCTCCTTCTGCCACTTGATGATCTTTTTGATCCCTTTGGATCCGACGGCAATGAGGTCGCTGAGGCCGTCCTGGGAGAAGGTGGTCCCCTCGCCGCCGGCCTGCACCTCCACCAGACGGCCGCCTCCGGTCATGACCAGGGTCATGTCCACATCGGCCTGGGAATCCTCGGTGTAGCACAGGTCAAGAAGGGTGTTCTGATCCACGATTCCCACGCTGACAGCCGCCAGGTAATCCTCTATGGGTATTCTCCTGATCCTCTTGGCTTCCTTGAGGCCCCTGATGGCGTCAACCAGGGCTATAAAAGCGCCGTTGATTGCAGCGGTGCGTGTTCCGCCGTCGGCCTGTATGACGTCGCAGTCGAGATAGATGGTGCGTTCTCCCAGGGCCGCGGTGTCAACCACCGCCCTCATTGCCCTGCCGATGAGCCTCTGGATCTCGAATGTCCTGCCGACAGTCTTGTTGATGGTCTGCCGGTTGAGACGTTTCTGGGTGGAACGCGGGAGCATGGAATACTCAGCAGTAACCCATCCCCGCCCGGTACCCTTGAGCCACGGCGGCACCCGCGTGTCCACGGACGCGCTGCACACTACACGGGTATCGCCCATTTCAATGAGAACGCTGCCCTCGGCGTACTTCTGATACGGCCTGGTCAGTTTAATTTCCCTGATCTTATCCGGTTTTCGCCCGTCAGGCCTGATCAGATCTCCCAACTTGAATGTCAGATCTTTTCCTTTGCTCACACAATACTCCTTTTATTCAAATGGTTTTTTCGCATCGGTCTGGTGTGCATGTTTCTCTCACCCCGGCCCTCTCCCAAGGGGAGAGAGAGAGAGAGAGAATACCACCATCCCCTACTCACCCTCAAGGACAACCAGAGAAACATCTTTAAGTTCCCTCCCCAGAAAGATCTTGCCCACATCGGTGAACCGTGAAGGGGAGTCGGTCACCTCAAAATGGTCCGGTGGATCCCCTGCCTTAGAAGCCTGCGGACTTTGCCCGATGTAACTGCCCACGTCAAGGGCGGTTTCCCGGGCCGAATCGATAAGGGTAACCTCGTCACCCATAACCCTGGAGATTACCCCCTTCAGGAGAGGATAATGGGTACATCCGAGGACAAGGGTGTCCACACCTCTCGCCCGGAGGGGGGCAAGATAGCGTTGGGCAACCTGATAGGTAACCTCCTCATCGAACCAACCCTCCTCCGCAAGGGGGACGAAAAGCGGGCAGGGGACGGCTGTGATCATGACGGATTGGTCCAGCGCCGAAATGGCATGTTGATAGGCGCCCGACAGGACAGTTCCGCTGGTGCCGATGACCCCGACAATCCCGTTTCGGGTCGCCTGCACCGCGGCCCTGGCCCCCGGTTCGATAACGCCGAACACAGGGACACCCAGAAGATCACGGAGGGGGTCCAAAGCGCAGGCTGAAGCCGTATTGCATGCAACCACAATTATGCCTGCGCCGGAAGCGACCATGTAAAGGGCGATCTGCCGGCTATATCGCACCACCGTTTCAGCTGATTTTGTCCCGTAGGGAACACGTGCTGTATCGCCCAGGTAGTGGATGGGCACACCGTGGACACCCTCCCTGACGGCCCGGTATACGGTAAGCCCGCCTATGCCGGAATCGAAGATACCAAGTTTTTGCAAAGCGATCTCCCGATGAGCCTACCAATCCCCGGCCAGCAGCTGGATTCGTCCAGGGAGAGGTCTGCTTATGTCCACGTGGCCAGCCAACGTTTCCGGTTCCCGCCCCTCGATGAGGATCTGGACCTTTTTTACCTCGGGAAAGTTTTCGGTGATGGTGTTGATGATGGAATAGATGGTGAGAAGCTCCGTCCATGAACCGCCCGGATGATTACTCGACAGGGCCGAAGTGAAATCCACAAAGGCTATCTTCTCCTTGTAGTAGATTCCGCGGATTTTCACCCCTTCGGGTATGGTCGGGGCAAGTTTCTTCTTTGAAGGTCCGGCTATCAAGGCTTCCATGGCCTGCCTGATCTTTTCCTCGATGGAACGGCCTCCGATCTCCCTGGACTCGAGGGCAAGGCGCTGCCCATCGGCATCGGTGAAGTACAGATCGATCACCTTCGCCTCCCCCTCCTGCAGCTTCCCGGGCCTTTGACCGGCCACAATCCCCGTCCTGTCGTGCTTCCAGGAACGATAGACGCCGATTCCGGCCACTCCGGCAGCGATGAACGCCAGGAGAACTCCGAATATGACGAGACGTTTTCTCATTGGCCGTCCGTCCTAACCTCACCGCGTATCAGTGCCCGATTGTAGTCGGCGATGGCGTCAAAGAGAGCCCTTGCTATTCTTGTCTGATACGTATCACGATTGAGATTGATCTCCTCCGCCGGGTTGGTGATAAAACCTATCTCCACCAGAATCGCCGGCATTCTGGCACCCACGAGTACTGCCAGGGGGGCCTGTCTGACCCCACGATTCCGGACATTCAGGGAACTGGCCATACTCTTTTGAACACGGGAGGCCACCTGTCCGCTCTCGTTAATGAATGACATCTGGGCCATATCCCACAGGATCGCCTCCAGGATGGGGCCCTCCTTCAGATTGCCGTCTATCCCGAGCGCCCTGTTCTCAACCTGGGCAAGTTGGGAGGCCTCAAGGTCGCTGGCAGAAAAACTCAGGTAATAGGTCTCGCAACCGTTTACCCTCTCACGGAAAGCGGCGTTGGCATGAACGCTGACAAACAGGTCGGCACGGTTGTTATTGGCGATAGCGGTTCTCTCTTTCAGACCAACGAAATAGTCCGCGGACCGGGTAAGCACCACTTTTATCCCCATGTCATCCTCAAGCATGATCTTGAGCTTTTCAACGACGGAAAGCACGAGAGCCTTTTCCTTGGTTCCGGCTTTCCCGATGGCTCCACTACTGCGCCCGCCATGCCCCGGATCAAGGACCACAACCCTCAGGCCACGAATGTTCTTCTCCGTAACGGCGGGCGGCCTGGAGTGGTCGCGCTCGATAAAAGATGCATGCCGAGGCAGATCTTCAATCGGGATTCCGTTGAAGGATCCGGTTCCCGGAGGCCCTACGGTCATTAAATCCTCCCCCTTGAGGGAAACGGCCCGTCCGATCACTGCAGGGAGAACTTTAGTGAGGAAATCCAGAGGCACCGACAAACTGTTCCCGACAGTGTCCAGAGGGGAGGTGAGAACCGCGAAAAGCCCCCTGGACAGGACCAGCGGCGAATCCAACAGGAGACGGCATGACCCCCCGTCCCCCACAAGGTCCAGCCGCTCCCCGAGCAGGTCCATGCTTGTTCGCAGGGAAAACGCCTTGACGATATCATCCAGGATCAACCTGCCGTCGGAAAGGTTCAGAACAGCGGCTGCTCCGGGGGTAGCGTCATTACCAGCGATCGTAACCGTCCCTGCGCCGGATTGGGCAGGAGGGGCGAGGAGCAGGATCGAGGAGAGAAAAAGTACCAGGCCAATGCGCGTGGTAGAGGACATCAGAAATCCCGCGGCAGCAAACCCGGAAGGTCGGAGGGAGGCATATATCCCGGGGTAAAGCTCTTGACGTTTGACCCGCCCCCCCTCCTTCTGGAAACCTTTGCATATTCCCTCGGAGCGGTTCCTATCTTGAACCCCTCATAGATGAACTTCTCCACACCGGGACCGGCCAGGAGCCCTGAGTTGGGCTCAATCTTGACCATCTCGATGCCGGGCGGAGGGGGAGGAAACGGTAGAACAGGTCGGCCTTCAAGAGCCTTTTGCATAAAGTACACCCAGATGGGGGCGGCGGCCCTGGACCCCGTCTCGTTGACACCGAGAGATGCACTCTCATCGAACCCGACCCAGACCCCTGTAACGATACGTGGTGTAAAGCCCATGTACCATGCATCTACCATGTCGTTGGTGGTCCCTGTCTTGCCTCCCGTGGGGCGTTTGACAGCCTTGGCACGCCAACCGGTGCCCGACCGGACGACCCCGCGAAGAAGATCCTGCAGAATATAGGCGGTGTCCTCAGAAAGGGAACGGACAAGTTCGGCTCCGCCCTGTTCCAGGACGTTCCCATCCCTGTCCACTACCTTCATCACAAACCACGGTGAGGCATGAAGACCCAGATTCGCAAAAACGGTGTAGGCGGAAGTCAATTCAACGGGGGTAACACCCAGGGAGCCCAGGGCAAGGGAAAGATCCTCTGGAAGGTCCTTGTCCAGTCCGAAACGCTTTGCATACTGTATCACGGCCTGGATGCCGAGTTTCTGGACCAGTTTGATTGTGACGACATTTCGGGACTTGATGAGCCCGGTACGTAAAGTTGTCGGGCCGTAGAATTTATCCTCGTAGTTGGAGGGCTTCCACTTCAGGTCTATCGACGGGTCGTTGTAAATAATGGGCGAATCTACAATAATTGAGGAGGGTGTGAACCCGTTGTCCATAGCCGCACTATATACGATAGGCTTGAAAG
It includes:
- a CDS encoding non-canonical purine NTP pyrophosphatase, with product MKLVIASRNSGKIAEIRNILAGTGVKILSLDDFPGHPPDVIEDGDTFAANARQKALAVAAWAGAFALADDSGLVVDALDGRPGVQSARFAGEDGNTAANNALLLELMEGVPAGRRTAHFMCVMSLAAPDGRTWETEGRVDGEITAGMAGEGGFGYDPLFFFPPAEKTFAEMAPGEKNSVSHRAAALKNMAELIPTID
- the rph gene encoding ribonuclease PH, with product MSKGKDLTFKLGDLIRPDGRKPDKIREIKLTRPYQKYAEGSVLIEMGDTRVVCSASVDTRVPPWLKGTGRGWVTAEYSMLPRSTQKRLNRQTINKTVGRTFEIQRLIGRAMRAVVDTAALGERTIYLDCDVIQADGGTRTAAINGAFIALVDAIRGLKEAKRIRRIPIEDYLAAVSVGIVDQNTLLDLCYTEDSQADVDMTLVMTGGGRLVEVQAGGEGTTFSQDGLSDLIAVGSKGIKKIIKWQKEILGELR
- the murI gene encoding glutamate racemase; translated protein: MQKLGIFDSGIGGLTVYRAVREGVHGVPIHYLGDTARVPYGTKSAETVVRYSRQIALYMVASGAGIIVVACNTASACALDPLRDLLGVPVFGVIEPGARAAVQATRNGIVGVIGTSGTVLSGAYQHAISALDQSVMITAVPCPLFVPLAEEGWFDEEVTYQVAQRYLAPLRARGVDTLVLGCTHYPLLKGVISRVMGDEVTLIDSARETALDVGSYIGQSPQASKAGDPPDHFEVTDSPSRFTDVGKIFLGRELKDVSLVVLEGE
- a CDS encoding sporulation and spore germination, whose product is MRKRLVIFGVLLAFIAAGVAGIGVYRSWKHDRTGIVAGQRPGKLQEGEAKVIDLYFTDADGQRLALESREIGGRSIEEKIRQAMEALIAGPSKKKLAPTIPEGVKIRGIYYKEKIAFVDFTSALSSNHPGGSWTELLTIYSIINTITENFPEVKKVQILIEGREPETLAGHVDISRPLPGRIQLLAGDW
- the amiA gene encoding N-acetylmuramoyl-L-alanine amidase AmiA precursor, which produces MSSTTRIGLVLFLSSILLLAPPAQSGAGTVTIAGNDATPGAAAVLNLSDGRLILDDIVKAFSLRTSMDLLGERLDLVGDGGSCRLLLDSPLVLSRGLFAVLTSPLDTVGNSLSVPLDFLTKVLPAVIGRAVSLKGEDLMTVGPPGTGSFNGIPIEDLPRHASFIERDHSRPPAVTEKNIRGLRVVVLDPGHGGRSSGAIGKAGTKEKALVLSVVEKLKIMLEDDMGIKVVLTRSADYFVGLKERTAIANNNRADLFVSVHANAAFRERVNGCETYYLSFSASDLEASQLAQVENRALGIDGNLKEGPILEAILWDMAQMSFINESGQVASRVQKSMASSLNVRNRGVRQAPLAVLVGARMPAILVEIGFITNPAEEINLNRDTYQTRIARALFDAIADYNRALIRGEVRTDGQ